TGGGCCGGTGCGGGCAGGAGGCACGCTCGTGAAGAGGGAAAGAGGAGAAAACGGCCCGGAGGCACCCGAGGACCGCGAGCTGCGGCGGATCCTGGCCGACGCCCGGGTGGTGGCCGTCGTCGGCTGTTCCCGGAATCCGAGCCGCGACAGCCACATTGTCGCCCGTTACCTGATCGAAACGGGCTACGAGGTGATCCCGGTGAATCCGATGGCGGAGGGACGCATCCTCGGCCGTCCGGTCAGCCGGAGTCTCGAGGAGATCGAGGGGCCGATCGACATCGTCGACGTCTTCCGCCCCGCATCCGAGGCGCCAGCGGTGGCCGAGGCGGCGGTCCGCGCCGGGGCGCGCGTCCTGTGGCTGCAGCTCGGCATCCGGAGCCGGGAAGCGGCGGA
The sequence above is drawn from the Acidobacteriota bacterium genome and encodes:
- a CDS encoding CoA-binding protein, producing the protein MKRERGENGPEAPEDRELRRILADARVVAVVGCSRNPSRDSHIVARYLIETGYEVIPVNPMAEGRILGRPVSRSLEEIEGPIDIVDVFRPASEAPAVAEAAVRAGARVLWLQLGIRSREAAEIAAAAGLAVVQDRCIMREHRRLFGRGS